The Primulina huaijiensis isolate GDHJ02 chromosome 9, ASM1229523v2, whole genome shotgun sequence genomic interval aatataaatatcatattgtTAGAATTTGAATCATACGATACCCAACAACGTTTTATTAGTCAAAACTAAATTGTGTCTTTGGTGCGAAAAAACAGTACTCCAGCAAATTTTTGAGTGCAGATATTTGGGAGTATccgaaataaaaattaataaattgatttatGAAACTGACATTCATATAGGTTAATATTGAAGTTGATCTTTTGGAGttatatgtaaaaataaaatagtatgAAGTCCTTTTTCTTGATATAGAGATAAATAAATTGGAATACCATTTTTTTTCTCGCAAATCGTTTCCTTGCATTAAATACAAATCATTATATCAAAAGGTGACATATAACACATTTTCGTGGGATTGATAAAGATTGAACGTATTTATATCTTCTCGTATTTGACTTAAATTTGACGAAAATTAGAGTTAAAagatatattatgttattcttATTTTTCAATTCACCATCTCATCGCACAAAccaaatttaacatttaaatttcTTCCTATCACATAACATAAAACTTAATACCATTTCaaaaccaattttttcaaaaacaaaaactaagaattattatatattttttggaaaaacaattccaattattttattcaaatgtaaatttttattggggccaatttaaaatctaatcctaagtaaattttaattttaaatattagccttttagaattcaaaatttgataaataacatccacttaaaaaataattaattaattaaaaaacaaaagaatagtAGAAATAAAAAGGGGAGAAAAGAAATGGATTCTTGTTCCCTTCATTCTTCTCATCCTTCTCACAACTATTCTTCTTTTCTCCATCCTTCACCCATTGgtcttttcttcaattttttttcctctacaTTATGCAAGAGAATATTGTAGTCATTTGATTCCTAAAAaaagtttcaatttttctcAACATTGTCAGAGATTTTAAATCAGGTGTAAGTTCTAATGtcatctcaaaatttttttttattgattttctggtttttattacaatgtatatattgtaaatataatttttcatatattttattcttaattgtTCGGTCGCCCAAACATTACGGGTTCAGTCGCCTAATTCTGTTTTCAGTCGCTCAATTCTGTTTTCACTCGCCCACTTTTATATGTTATATCATccgattatatgttaaatcatttaatttttatgacatcTTTGTTGCTAATTTTGTATATGAATGACGATCATCCAGATTTTGATTAATTCTAATGGAGAGTGGAAGAATGATGAACAAAGAACTTATACATGGTTATCCGAATCTAAAGAATGGACATCTATTTTAATTGATGGTAGTAGTAATTTGACCATAGAATGTAATTGAACATTAATGATTTTGTATGAATGAATCGAAGATATTTTGTACCATTCAATGTATAAAAGGTGATCAAATTAATGTTTTGTGgactatttactatattatagtatattataatcgtgtgagcataaaatataaaagtggcgtaaaataattcaaagagcGAGTGAGTGATATATGATTCTTATAATAGAAAATACGAGCAACTTCACGTTTGGGGTCTATTTACTCTATTTTAGTATAGTATAATGGAGTGATagtgtaaaatataaaaataatgccATAATACAAATAGCGACTGAGAGCGACTAAGTGATATATGAGTGATCTAATAGAACCACTTGATGTactagaaaatattgtttttagcttatttcacactatttttcattttacaatctctatccataaaaatatatcataatatattaagtAGCATGTAAAACATGAACTTGCTCactatttttttactatataactcAGTCGTCATTCGGTCGCTCCCAGTCGTCATTCGGTCGCCCTCAGTCTTTTTTGCCTTGTTTCAcaatatgtttaatttcttgatttcttatCCATGAAAACGTACCGTAATAtagtaaatatgatataaaacaCGAATTTGCTCACTTTGTTTTTACCATATGACTCAATCGTCATTCGGTCGCCCTCAATCGCTTTTTAGCTTATTTCacactatttttcattttataatctcttatccataaaaatatatcttaataTATTAAGTAGAATATAAAACATGAACTTGCTCACTATTTTTACTATATGACTTAGTCGCCATTCGGTCGCTCCCAGTTGCCATTCGATCGACCTTAGTAATTTTTGCCTTATTTCacactatgtttaatttcgtaaTTTCTTATCCATGAAAACGTaccataatatagtaaataggaTATAAAGCACGAATTTGCTCACTTTGTTTTTATCATATCACTCAATCGTCATTCGGTCGCCCTCAATCGCTTTTTAGCTTATTTcacaatattttcattttataatatcttatcaataaaaacatatcttaatatattaagtaccatataaaacatgaacttgctcactattttttactatataactcAGTCGCCATGCGGTCGCTCTCATGTGAAAAAACAGGAACCAACAATTAAACAGAATACAACAAAACTCCGAAAAACAAAGATTCACGTATTCACAACAAAAGCAAACGACTTTGTATACTACGATCGTACTAAAAAAAGTATCAATGATCAAAAATTtacaaagagaaaaaaaaactagttaATCGGATTTTTTCCCCACATAAATCAGGACCAATAATTAAGCAACTATTACATATAAAAACTTATAAACTTTTTAccgaaaaaaagaagaaaaacatcgATGATATAATCGCATGGTAAATAAAGCTTTTAGTAAAAAAGAAATATTCGGAAACACAAAACTTTCGTCAATCGATGATAGGACAATTTGGATGAATGATCAACGCGTCGTCGAGGTATGGATACATACAATTAGCAAATCCAACACGGAGTCGGGAGAATCGAAGAGAGGAAAGTTGATGGTAAATCGGAAGATAGTGGAATTTGGGTAACAACGCTCACAAGTAAAATAGACTTGCatataagaaaaaagaaaacattagTTTAgggttaaaagaaaaaaaaacgattttaaaatattaaaaatgagggTAGAATAGACATTTCAAAAGTGAGTGTtagttttttaaatatgatgttGTTGAGTGTTATTAGCCTAAATTCCCCTTTTTATTGTcgcaaatcaaaatttttttgtttttttgaaaacttgtcgcaaatcaaataaatttagtGATATGGTACTTAAAAAAATAGAATGACTCGAATTAGATCTCAGGGAaaaaaatggcaaaaacttgtgtgagacggtctcacgggtcgtatttgtgagacgggtctcttatttgggtcatctatgaaaaagtattactttttatgctaagagtattattttttattgtgaatatgggtaggattgacccgtctcacagattaagatccgtgagacggtctcacataagaTCCACTAAAAAAAAGAGAGCATTTTTTTAAGGTAAAAGGTCAAAGTATGAAAGCCCATAAAACCTGTCTTTTAAGCAAGTGATACTCTCTCATCCTCACTTCACAGACCAAATTGCAGAACTCTTATCCTCTCCTTCATCCCTTTCATCTCCTCCAGAACAAATAATTCCAGTTTTCTCAAGCTTTTCTCTGACCCGTATAGTCTTATGTTTTCATTACAAATAAGTATCATCCCCCATTGACGGATAAACTTTATGAGAATCAGATTTTCCATTGAAAAGTAGAAGAGAAGAATTGTACATCAACTGGCCGTGTTTTGTGTAATGTGTGGCATACTTGaacttgtgtgtgtgtgtaaatgaTTTTATAGGAGAAGGATGTCTTGCCTGTTGCCGCAGTTCAAGTGCTCACCCGATACTTTTGCTGTTAAATTCAAATCTCTGGGCCATCCTCCTAAGTTGTTTATCTGTGAATTTATGGGATAAAGATTCATTCTTGAGGTTCATTTTTACGCATTATTTGAACTGGGGAAGTTTTGTTTTATGGGTTTTGGAAAAGTTGGATTCTTGGTTATTCTGTCTTGCATTGGTGGACCTGGAGTTCAGTTTAGGAGATTGAATATTTAGAGAACGTATGAGTGaaattgtaaatttttatttcctCTTACCATCCAACTATGAATGTAGTTAAGTAATTGAaggaaaatatgaatttttgattttgttaaattttggttttgatgTAGCTGGTGTTTGGAAACTATTTGCGTTCTTTTAATTCTCCAATAATGATATTATTACATTTGAGTATTGTGGAGGATTTTCAGTATATTCTTGTTATTTGTTGTCTAGCATTGATCTCTGGACCTCACAACTGTGGGAAGTGGTTCATTTGTTCATTTGTATTCTTGAGCTTTTGCATTCCTAGATGTGAGAATACTTACGATTCTGTAGTCACTTTCCACAGCTGATCCTATACAATCAGACAACATACTTAACAATTTCTACAGAATAAAATTCAGTGTCACATGGTCTCGATTTGATTCTGGATGATTTCCTGTCCCCCATGCTTAAGATGGcatgtaattaaaatttttaatgtgGAAAGATCATCCGATGTGTATGGTTAAGACTGTCTTTGTATCAATTCTTGAACTTGATTTCAAAAGAACTTAAAATTTACATTGATTCATCCTGCTAATATATGCTGTGAACAGTGAAAGTGAGCTTTTCACCAATTAAGTCAACATTTAAGGGGTGATACTTGATTTTCGGTTTTCAGTTAATCGGTGAAACTTCATTTCAACTACATGGAAGTTATATTTCTTGAACTGCCTATAACATTCTCTATTCCCAGCTTTACTAACCTTTGCCTCGTGCACCTCTCACACTAAAATTAGTCTCGTAACATCTCCATAATCCATACCAAGGGAAGTCTGGATGGTAATGGTGTGTAGGATTGTGGATCTTATTTTGATAATCTACTTAAATGCAGCAAAAGGTAGAGACTCTATTATTTTCTGGACACAGTGTATCCTTTTGTCTACCACTTCAACACCAACCGTGACAGCAAAGACTTCAGTGCTCGAATTGGAGAAACAACAGTTACCATTGTTAGAACCAATTTATACTCCAGCTTCTTCTTCAACTACAGTACTCGACTTGCCTTCATTATGTACTCATCCAATTTCTAGTGCCGGAAACAAACCATGGACGTATATGGGAACTCATGTTCATCCTACAAAGGTAACATCAAAATGCAGTAGTATTTTAGTTCTCcgagaaatctttaagagaACTATTCAACATCAGGTTTGATGTAGATGCAGGTAAATCTTGAAGCGGCTTTAGCTGGAGAAAATCTACGTACAAGTGAAGAGGCAGTTGTAGCTGCTGCTGCATCTGAAGCACTTGCTTTAGCCAGGGCAGCACTACAGGTTGCAAAAGATGCAGCCATGATGGTCAGCCATGAAACATCCACCAACTCTAGAATCTTACATCAAGTTGAAGAGAATCAACCTGTTAATATTACCAAAAGAGTTGGCGTCATGGAGTCTAAGGTTACTGAAATTGGTATGAGTGAAACACACACAGTTGCTAGTTTTACGGGATCAGAAGAAGAGGAGCCAAGTTGTGAAGAACTTGAATTTCTCGAGGCACAACTCTCCAAGAGTATAGCCATGAGATCAAAACGTCTGACAGAGcggaaagaaaaaagaaataaagcaGCAGAGAAGGCAGCAGCCAATGTTGTATCGGTTAAGTCCAGTTCGTCAAGCCGGAAAAAGCGCACTTCCCTGCAGGATATAGATTATTCGGATCCCTTGCGTTACTTGAGAGGGACTACCAGTTCTTCAAAGCTCCTTACTGTATCTGAAGAACAGATGTTCTCAAAAGGGATACAGGTAGTTCAAGGAATATACTATTTTTTTCCGGTAAAGTTTTTGTTTTCGCTTTGTTTCGAGCATTTACTTATCATGTGGGAtggttttcttcttctttttccttttccaacCCAACCGAACCCAGTATTGAAGAGCTATGAAATTTGACAATTCATTTCTACTTCTAGTAttcatttcttcttttttttttcctttaatatATATTCATCCACAAATAATGCAGGAGCTATTGAAATTAGAAAGGCTTCAAGAGGAGCTTGTAAAACGTTATGGCAGTGAGCCTACTTTTGCTCAATGGGCTGATGCAGCGGGTGTTGAT includes:
- the LOC140984810 gene encoding RNA polymerase sigma factor sigB-like isoform X3 yields the protein MSCLLPQFKCSPDTFAVKFKSLGHPPKLFISKGRDSIIFWTQCILLSTTSTPTVTAKTSVLELEKQQLPLLEPIYTPASSSTTVLDLPSLCTHPISSAGNKPWTYMGTHVHPTKVNLEAALAGENLRTSEEAVVAAAASEALALARAALQVAKDAAMMVSHETSTNSRILHQVEENQPVNITKRVGVMESKVTEIGMSETHTVASFTGSEEEEPSCEELEFLEAQLSKSIAMRSKRLTERKEKRNKAAEKAAANVVSVKSSSSSRKKRTSLQDIDYSDPLRYLRGTTSSSKLLTVSEEQMFSKGIQELLKLERLQEELVKRYGSEPTFAQWADAAGVDQKTLRERLNHGTLCKNKMVKSNIRLVISIAKNYQGAGMNFQDLVQEGCRGLLRGSEKFDASKGFKFSTYAHWWIKQAVRKSLSDQSRTIRLPFHMVDAAYRVKEAKKQLHSENGRQPNDEEVAQATGLSMKRLQAVLLTPKPPRSLDLKVGINQDLKPSEMIADPKAETSEDLLIKQLMREDLAKVLDTLNPREKQVIKMRFGLDHGRMKTLQEIGELMGVSRERIRQIELCGFQKLKNKKRTKYLQQYVMP